Within the Pirellulales bacterium genome, the region ACGCACGCGCTGCTGGCCTGGGACTTTCCCGGCGTGCCGGAATGGTTCAACGAAGGGTTGGCTTCACTGCACGAGCAGTCGCGGATCGTCGCTCGCGACGAGGCGATCGAAGGCCTCGTCAACTGGCGTCTGCTGGTGCTGCGGCGCGCGATCGCCGCCGGCGAATTGCGTTCGCTGGGCGAGTTGCTCGAGGCCGACGACTTCCGCGGCGGGCTCGAAGCGATCAACTATGCCCAGGCGCGCTACTTGTGCCTGTATTTGCAGCAGCGCGGATTGCTCGGCGAATTCTATCGCGAATTTCGCGCTCATCACCGCAGCGATCCGCATGGCGCCGCCACGCTACAACGCGTGCTCGGCGAGGATCGCTGGCAGCCGATCGATGCCGATTTCGTCCGCTGGATCGCCACGCTGCCCTAGCGCACGCGCCGGCGGGCTATTCGGGCGAGTTCCCGGTCGGTGTCTGCACGGTTACGGCCATGACGATCGGAGCCGTATCGTCGTCGCCTTTGACGAATTCGATTTGAGCGATCTTTGCCGTGCGCCGTGGGACGATGCTCAAATAGCGCAGTTGCCGTTCGTGCAACAAGAACGCCAACTGCGAGCCTGGCACGTCGACGTGGCGGATGTAGTCGGCAATATGCTCGCCGTTGCGCAGCGCGTGGTCTTCAATTTCTCCGTCGGCGTATTGCAGCCGCACGACGAGCGAGACACTGCTCTTCTGGCCCAGCGGCCACGCCCAGCCGGCCACGCCCCCGAGCAGATGCACCGCCTTGGCCGGCAAGCCGCATTCGACCGTGGCGCTACGCGGCAGCGTCGCGCTCACCGGTCCCTGCTTGCCTTGCAACACGATGGCATTTCGCGCAGTGCCGCCGCGCGGATCGAGCAGTTGAAACGGCACGCCCGCAAAGGTTTGCGGTCCCCAGGCGTCGAACACCAGCCGCTCGACCGTGGCCTCGCGGCTGTAGAACATGCCTTGCGTCGACACGATCGTCGCGGCCTTGGCCAGCGACAGCGGGACATATTCGCCGCGTTGGCCGAGGAACTCCAACAGTGAAACCAGATCGTCGGGGGGCAGCTTTTCGAATCCCTCGGGCATCACGCTTCGCGCCGACCCGAGCAGCTCGTCGATGTCCTCGCGCAAGATGGCATGCCGTTGTGCTTGGCTGTCGAGCAACTCGACCGCCGTTCGCGTCTCGCTCAGCAGCAACCCCGAGAACACCTGGCCGTCGCTCGTGGTCACCGTGTATTGACGGAAGTTGCCCTCGACCGACCGATTCGGATCGAGGATTTCGGTGAGGATCGCGGCCTTGGTCCGTACGGCGATGCCGGTCAGATCGGGACCGACGGCCTGGCCCAGCGCGCCCAGGCGATGACACTTCGCGCAGTTCTGCTCGAACACCGCGCGGCCGCGCGCGGCGTCGCCCGACCGTTCGGCCAACGGCAACAAGGCCTGCAGAATGGCCTCGCGGTTGGCGTCGCTGGCGCCGCGTTCGGCCAGCAGAGCCTTGGCGCGCTGGGCCAGCTTGGCATTCGGATGGCTGGTCAATTGTTGCACCAGATCGAGCGTCAGGTCGCCGGGATCGATCGAGCGCTCGTCGATTGCATCGAGCAGCGCCGAGGTCCAGGCCGAGCGCCGCAGCAGCAGGCTCACAGCCGCCCCGCGCGCCGCGGGCGTCCAATGCGACCAGCGCTGGGCCACGAGCTTGCCCAGGCCCGAATGTCGCGCGTCGGCCAGGGCGTCGAACACCGCCTTGGTCAACTCGGGCGGCGATTGCGGGCCGACCCGATCCAAGAGCGCTGCCAGCGCCTCGAGATCGGCGTCGTCCACCCCGGTACTCATCCGGCCCAATTGAGCGACGAGTTCCAAGCGGCGCTCGAGCGTTGTTTCGGCGGCGGCCAGTTCCGTCAGACCCACGTCGCGCATCCGCAGGGCGGCCTGCCGGAAACGATCTCCCAGCTTCCAGGGACCGGCGAGTTCCGAGAGCGCCAACTGGCCTGCGGTCGAGGCCCGTGCGTAGATCTCGGCCAACGCCTGCTGTTCTTCATCTGACAGCGAAAGCTCGGCAGACTCCGGCCAACCGGCGGCCAGGCCCGACCAAACGGCTTCGCCGACCGCTGCCGGGGCATCCTTCGCCGCCGCGATGATGCGGCGCGCCGTGGCCGCGTCGAACGTTTGCCGGGCCGCATGCTCGGCGACTTTGCGCACGACCTGGCAGGCCTCCGGTTCGAGCTGCCGCGCCAGCGCCGCAATGAGAAATTCTTCCGGCTGCATCGCCGCCGCACTGGTTGCGGCCAAGGCCAACCAGTGGTCCTGGGCGCTGTTCGCGTCGGCCAGCACGGCGACGATCGCGGCGCCCGATCCAGGCTGCGGATGATCGGCCAAAGCCAGCAAGGCCGCCAGGCGAACCTGCGCGTCGGCATCCTGCACGGGCAGCGCGGCCAGGCGACCGGCGAACACGCCTTCGATGCGCCTACCCAGACAGTTCACCGCCGCGCGGCGCACACCGGCGTCGTCATGGTCGATCAACGCCGCGACCGAGTGCTGGCTCGCCTGGTCCAAACGCCGATAAGCCGCGCTCAGATCGAATCTGTCGAGTCCGTCGATCGCCCAGAGCGACTCGATCACCTGCACGGCCGGGATCAACTCGGTCGCGGCCACCCGCAGGAGCTGCTCGCCGACGCGATCGCTCTCCGCCGCATCGCGTCGACCACGTTCGACGAGCAACCGCCGGGCCTGCTGGCGGACCCAGGAGTTGCCGTGGGCCAACGCCGCGACGAGTTCCGTTTCGTCGGCCTCGGCCAGGCGCGGCGTGGTGATCGGGGAAGCACCGTCGGGCACCAGCCGATAGATGCGGCCGTGCGCCTTGTCGCGCTCGGGCGTGATGTACGCGTTGCCTGGTCCCGTTTCGAAACCCACCGGCGTCGGGTTGTGGCGCACGATGTAGTTGTACCAGTCGACCATCCAGATCGCGCCGTCGGGGCCCAGGTGCGTTTCGATGGGCGCCGTCCACGGATCATCGCTCGCCAGCAGATTGAACCCGTCGCGAGCCACGAAGCCGGCGCCGTGGGGCACGACAAAATCGATGTGCACCAGGTGCCCGGTCGGTTCGCACACCAGCGCCGCGCGATTGCGGAGATGTTCCGGGACGCTGTCGCTCGTCAGCCAGGTGAAACCGGCCGCCGCCGTGTAGCCGCCGTGAAAATCGACCTGCCGCAGGTCGCTGCCGATGTGATGAAACTGCTTGTGGTCCTCGATGCCCGCGCTGCCGATCGCCTTCAGGCCGCGGACGCGTTCGAGATAGCGATTCGGGATCGCCAGGTGCACCGCATGTTGGTTGTTGGCCGTCGAGGCGAAGGGAATCCCCCGGGCATCGAAGCCTAATCCCCAGGTGTTGTTGCTCGTCGGCGTCAGGATCTCCAGCGCCGTGCCGTCGGTCCGAAACCGCAGGAGCGACTGCTTGAACGGCTCCGCGTCGCCGATCCGCCCACCGCTATAGCCGACCGTGGCCCAAATCCAATTGTCGGGCCCCCACTGAAAGTTGCTGTGAACGGCGTGCGTGTCGAATTTTCCGAAACCGGTGATGATCTCGGTATGTCGGTCGGCGACGTCGTCGCCGTCGGTATCTTGAAAATAGACGATGTGCGGCGCGAGCGCGACGAGGGCCCCGCCGTGGACCACTTGGATGCTGGTCGGGATATTGAGCCGGTCAGCAAACACCGTGAAGCGGTCGGCCCGTCCATCACCGTCGGTGTCTTCGCAGATCTTGATGCGGTCGTGGCCCGCGTAGGGCTCGAACACGTCGTTCGGATAATCGACGCTCTCGACGACCCACAAGCGCCCCCGCTCGTCGAAGGTCGTCGTCAACGGCTTGACGATCTCCGGCTCGGCGGCGAACAACTCGACGTGAAACCCTTCGTGCAGGTGCATGTGCCGCATCGAATCGACCGGGGCCAGAGGGCCGGGCCGGTCGTCGACCACCGGGTTCGCCGGCGCATCGTCCGATAGTTCGCCGGCCGCCCAGCGGACGGCTTGTTCGATCAGGCCATGAAACCCCGGCTGCGCCCAGGTCTGTTCGTCGTGGCCCAGGGCAGTGTAGTAAACACGCCCGCGCCCTTGTTCGCGTACCCATGCATACGGCTCGTAGCGCCCTGCATCCTCGCGGCCCATCAGCACGCGCAGGTCGTTGACCAGCTCGTTATGAACGTAGGTTTCGTCGTCGGTCTCGAAACTGCGGACCTCGCGCATCGCTGGATGCTGGGCGTCGAGAATCCGTGCTCGAAAGGTTTCGCGACCGTGACTCGCGAAGCGTCCGCCGACCAATGCACCGTAGCGCGGGCTGTTGCGAAAGGCATGCGACGCGCAGTGAATCGCCACCAGGCCGTGACCGCCCTCGACGTACGCAGTCAGCGCCGCCTCGGCCGCCTCGGGCAATTGCCCGTCGTCCTTGTAGATTGCCACGCAGTCGTAACGGTTGAGGTTCTCTGCGTTGAAGTCGTCGACCTGTTCGGTGTAGGTCACCGCGATGTTTCGCCCGACCAAGGCCGGCGCCAGCAAGCGAACCATCTCGGCCGGGCGGTGGCTGCCGGAACTGCCGCCCAGGAGCAGCACTCGATGCGCCGCGGGCGGATCGGCGGCCCGGGCCGGGGCCATGGAAATCGCAAGTGCGACAATCGCCACGATTGCGCCGAGCCGATCTTGGAAATACAGGCCGGTCCGTTTCATGGCGCCCAACGTTTTCTCGGAGATTTTTTCCGAAACAGCGAGCGACCGCGCTCGTTGCCAACCGAACGGCAGAAATCCCGCCCCCCGGATGCCAAATGATAAACCAAGCCTCGTCGGCTCCAAACCCTTGGCAGCCGCGAACCTGCATCGCGCGGCGCGTCTCTGATGAAGCGTTGGCCAGGCGGTTGCCGCCCCGATTCTTGGCGAACCTAGTCCCGAATGGTGGCGTATAACGCCAAGAATCCAAGCCAGCCAACGAAGTAGAAGTACGCGGTAAGGAGCGCAAAGACTGGTTCCCGCCGGTGGCCGCCAGGTATGGCAGCCTCCCACCTGGCAGTCGTCCAGCGAAAGTACGGCCCAATGATGGAGCCTTTCGACACACGGACCGACGACGGTTCGTCCGGCACCCACACCGGACGACCGCCGGGTTTGCGTCCGCAGATTCTGGCCGCTGACGAGGTAACTCTCGAAATCGATTCACCCGGTTCACGGCCGGCCCCACGCATTTGCCCCTGGGGTGACTCGACGGGCACCGGCATGTCGGCCGAAACGGTCGCCTTGTTGCGAACCCGGCTGCGGGCCGCGGCGCTGGTGCTGTTCATCGGCTCGGGCGCCTTTCTGATCTGGGTGTTTTATGCCCAGGCGACGACCCAACTGAGCGTGCACGGCCATCGCCAGGCGGTCTTGAACGCGCTGCACGTGGCCTTCGTGCTCGTCGAAGGGCTCTGCGCGGCGTTGCTGTGGAGCCGACTATGCCTGGCTCCGTGGATGCTGCGGCTGTTCGAAACGGCCATCTTCGGCCTGCCGGCGCTGTACTTCGTCGTCATGGGCGAGATGCGGATTCGCGTGTGCGCGCAGGTCAACGATCACATCGGGCTGATCGCGGCCGTCTCAGAGTTGGCCACGCCGTGGCTGTGCCTGATCATGGTCTACGGCATGTTCATTCCGAACAACTGGCGGCGCGCCGCGATGGTGGTGGTGCCGATGGCGCTCTTGCCGCTGGCTATCCTGCAGGTCGCGCGGTGGAGCGATCCGACGGTCGCGGCCACGATTCCGGCGCTCAGCCTGTCGGCGGTCGCGATCTACCTGTCGACCACCGCGCTGATGGCCATCTACGGCACGCACACGATCCACAGCTTGCGCCGCGAGGCCTATGCCGCGCGGCAGTTGGGCCAGTACAAGTTGCGCGCGCTGTTGGGCGTCGGCGGGATGGGCGAGGTCTACCTGGCCGAGCATCAATTGCTCAAGCGGCCGTGCGCTATCAAGCTCATTCGTCCCGGCCGTGCCGCCGACCCAAGGGCCCTGGCCCGGTTCGAACGCGAGGTCCGCGCCACGGCCAAGCTCTCGCACTGGAACTCGGTCGAGATCTTCGATTACGGCCGCGCCGACGACGGCACGTTCTACTACGTCATGGAATACCTGCCCGGCCTGAGCATCCACGACCTGGTGCGGCGGTTCGGACCGCTCCCGCCCGAGCGGACCATCCATCTGCTGCGGCAAACGTGCGATGCGTTGTCCGAGGCGCACGCGGCGCAGCTGGTCCATCGCGACATCAAGCCGGGGAACCTGTTCGCGGCGCAGCGCGGCGGCGTGTTCGACGTGGCCAAGCTGCTCGATTTCGGTCTCGTCAAGGACAAGGACCTCACCCAGCACGAGGATCTCGAGCTGACGACCGAGGGTTCGGTCAACGGTTCGCCGCTCTACATGGCCCCCGAGCAGGCCCGCGGCTTGGATCCCGATGCGCGCACCGACATCTACAGCCTAGGCGCGGTGGCGTATTTCATGCTCACCGGGCGGCCGCCGTTCGAAGGCCCCAAGGCGGTCGACGTGATCATTGCGCATGCACGCGATCCGGTCGTACCGCCGTCGATGGTCCGGCCGGGCATCCCGACCGATCTCGAACAGGTCGTGCTGCGGTGCCTGGCCAAGGACCCCACGCGGCGCTACGCCTCGGCACAGGATCTCAAGGCAGCCCTGGCCGCCTGCGAGCTGGCCGATGGCTGGTCCGAGGAACGGGCCCGGCAGTGGTGGGCCGAGATTGGCCAGCGCGACGAGGCCGCCGTTTCGGTGTAGGTGTCGTGCTGCTGGCTGCGATGGTCGACCTGGAGCGCTAGAAGCCCCAGAACAACAAGACGTTATAGTCGATGTCGTTGGGCTTCGCGCCGTTCGGCGTGCTGTCGTAGCGATCGAGCAGGCCGAACTCCAGGTTCAGATTCCGCGCCGTGTCGAGCGCGATCGCATAGCCGGCGCGACTGTTGACGCGGACGTGGCTGATATCGGTCACGTCGACAAACGCGTCGCTCGAGCCGGTGATCTTCTGTCGCGGCGTGAGCTTGTATTCCAGGTCGAACCCCAGCTTCGATTCAGGAACGAACTCATTGTCGGGACTGCCAATTTCGCGCGCCGTACCGGCACCGGCCCGAAGGTCGAGAAAACCCTGGTCGCCCTTGTAGGCGTGATAGGTCAAGCCGCTATGAAGCGTGAGGCGCACGTCGAAGTTGCGGAACTCGTCGTATTCCGTCATCGAGTTCACGAACCAGGCATAGGGTGAATCGGAAATGTTCCAGTCCTGATTGACTTCCAGGATCGCCTTGTTCTCGGTCAGCTTGCCGAAGTTCTCACTGCGACCGTAGAGCAGGTCGAACTTGAACTTGTCCTGCGGCGTTTCGCGCGCCAGCTTCGTGCCAAATCGGCTGCTGAACAATTGCGTATTCCCGTCGGCTCCGTTGATGCCGGCCTCGATGCGCCCGCTCCACAGCTTGGGCGGCGCCTCGGGGATGGGCTCGACGATCACCGTGGCGGCCGGCTGGTCGTCGTCGGCCGTCGGCGCCGACTCGCCGGGAGGCGCGGCAACGGCCTCGGGCGCGCTCGGAGGTATCGTCCCGGCCGGCGCCAACAACTCCGGCTGGGCATCGGTCGAGGGGAGCGAGATGCTGGTCGGCGTGGGCGGTAAGAGCGGCGCCGCAGGCGGAGGCGTGGGCACCGGTGTTTGCGACGTTGGCGGAGGCGCCGAAAAGCCCGGATTGAGCGGTACCGTTGCCACGGGCGCGGCCAAGGGAGGATATGCCGGTGGCGCCTGAGGCAAGTAGGCCTGCGCCGGATAGGCCGGCGCGTAATTCAACGGTTGCTGCGCAGGATACAGCGGCGCGGTCGCGCGCGGAGCGGATTGCGGCGCCGACAGCGTGGGCACCGGCTGAGCATACTGACCAAGCGCCGTGCTGTTGGGGGCCAGGCCGGATCCCCATGCGGCGAAGGCCATCGACCACCAGACGCACCACGGCCCCAAGCTGGACTTGCCCATCCTGACCTCAACTCGATATCGCAGCGCAGGCGCGCGCGGCAGCCCGGGAACGCCGCTGCCGGAAGAAAAGCGAGGGGGAAAGTAGCCGAACGATGAGCGATCGAGCAAGGCCGCTCGCGAGAAAACGCTTGACGACAGCGTCGAACGTGCTGGCAACCACGTGCGTGCTAGCTGCTCGCCAAGAGACCGGCGGCCCGTGCAACCCGCCTACATCTGCG harbors:
- a CDS encoding serine/threonine protein kinase → MMEPFDTRTDDGSSGTHTGRPPGLRPQILAADEVTLEIDSPGSRPAPRICPWGDSTGTGMSAETVALLRTRLRAAALVLFIGSGAFLIWVFYAQATTQLSVHGHRQAVLNALHVAFVLVEGLCAALLWSRLCLAPWMLRLFETAIFGLPALYFVVMGEMRIRVCAQVNDHIGLIAAVSELATPWLCLIMVYGMFIPNNWRRAAMVVVPMALLPLAILQVARWSDPTVAATIPALSLSAVAIYLSTTALMAIYGTHTIHSLRREAYAARQLGQYKLRALLGVGGMGEVYLAEHQLLKRPCAIKLIRPGRAADPRALARFEREVRATAKLSHWNSVEIFDYGRADDGTFYYVMEYLPGLSIHDLVRRFGPLPPERTIHLLRQTCDALSEAHAAQLVHRDIKPGNLFAAQRGGVFDVAKLLDFGLVKDKDLTQHEDLELTTEGSVNGSPLYMAPEQARGLDPDARTDIYSLGAVAYFMLTGRPPFEGPKAVDVIIAHARDPVVPPSMVRPGIPTDLEQVVLRCLAKDPTRRYASAQDLKAALAACELADGWSEERARQWWAEIGQRDEAAVSV
- a CDS encoding DUF481 domain-containing protein, whose protein sequence is MGKSSLGPWCVWWSMAFAAWGSGLAPNSTALGQYAQPVPTLSAPQSAPRATAPLYPAQQPLNYAPAYPAQAYLPQAPPAYPPLAAPVATVPLNPGFSAPPPTSQTPVPTPPPAAPLLPPTPTSISLPSTDAQPELLAPAGTIPPSAPEAVAAPPGESAPTADDDQPAATVIVEPIPEAPPKLWSGRIEAGINGADGNTQLFSSRFGTKLARETPQDKFKFDLLYGRSENFGKLTENKAILEVNQDWNISDSPYAWFVNSMTEYDEFRNFDVRLTLHSGLTYHAYKGDQGFLDLRAGAGTAREIGSPDNEFVPESKLGFDLEYKLTPRQKITGSSDAFVDVTDISHVRVNSRAGYAIALDTARNLNLEFGLLDRYDSTPNGAKPNDIDYNVLLFWGF
- a CDS encoding ThuA domain-containing protein; amino-acid sequence: MKRTGLYFQDRLGAIVAIVALAISMAPARAADPPAAHRVLLLGGSSGSHRPAEMVRLLAPALVGRNIAVTYTEQVDDFNAENLNRYDCVAIYKDDGQLPEAAEAALTAYVEGGHGLVAIHCASHAFRNSPRYGALVGGRFASHGRETFRARILDAQHPAMREVRSFETDDETYVHNELVNDLRVLMGREDAGRYEPYAWVREQGRGRVYYTALGHDEQTWAQPGFHGLIEQAVRWAAGELSDDAPANPVVDDRPGPLAPVDSMRHMHLHEGFHVELFAAEPEIVKPLTTTFDERGRLWVVESVDYPNDVFEPYAGHDRIKICEDTDGDGRADRFTVFADRLNIPTSIQVVHGGALVALAPHIVYFQDTDGDDVADRHTEIITGFGKFDTHAVHSNFQWGPDNWIWATVGYSGGRIGDAEPFKQSLLRFRTDGTALEILTPTSNNTWGLGFDARGIPFASTANNQHAVHLAIPNRYLERVRGLKAIGSAGIEDHKQFHHIGSDLRQVDFHGGYTAAAGFTWLTSDSVPEHLRNRAALVCEPTGHLVHIDFVVPHGAGFVARDGFNLLASDDPWTAPIETHLGPDGAIWMVDWYNYIVRHNPTPVGFETGPGNAYITPERDKAHGRIYRLVPDGASPITTPRLAEADETELVAALAHGNSWVRQQARRLLVERGRRDAAESDRVGEQLLRVAATELIPAVQVIESLWAIDGLDRFDLSAAYRRLDQASQHSVAALIDHDDAGVRRAAVNCLGRRIEGVFAGRLAALPVQDADAQVRLAALLALADHPQPGSGAAIVAVLADANSAQDHWLALAATSAAAMQPEEFLIAALARQLEPEACQVVRKVAEHAARQTFDAATARRIIAAAKDAPAAVGEAVWSGLAAGWPESAELSLSDEEQQALAEIYARASTAGQLALSELAGPWKLGDRFRQAALRMRDVGLTELAAAETTLERRLELVAQLGRMSTGVDDADLEALAALLDRVGPQSPPELTKAVFDALADARHSGLGKLVAQRWSHWTPAARGAAVSLLLRRSAWTSALLDAIDERSIDPGDLTLDLVQQLTSHPNAKLAQRAKALLAERGASDANREAILQALLPLAERSGDAARGRAVFEQNCAKCHRLGALGQAVGPDLTGIAVRTKAAILTEILDPNRSVEGNFRQYTVTTSDGQVFSGLLLSETRTAVELLDSQAQRHAILREDIDELLGSARSVMPEGFEKLPPDDLVSLLEFLGQRGEYVPLSLAKAATIVSTQGMFYSREATVERLVFDAWGPQTFAGVPFQLLDPRGGTARNAIVLQGKQGPVSATLPRSATVECGLPAKAVHLLGGVAGWAWPLGQKSSVSLVVRLQYADGEIEDHALRNGEHIADYIRHVDVPGSQLAFLLHERQLRYLSIVPRRTAKIAQIEFVKGDDDTAPIVMAVTVQTPTGNSPE